From one Lycium barbarum isolate Lr01 chromosome 6, ASM1917538v2, whole genome shotgun sequence genomic stretch:
- the LOC132598899 gene encoding uncharacterized protein LOC132598899 isoform X2, whose amino-acid sequence MDLETENRIATILLKEAAELRRQAESEGALSYLHRPNVRGRPNSRFLTATVRGVQQANRAVEVNEMWKLRQKELELENSLKGSYGTSERRSRERCDTHSGTSGSKKREIQDSHSSEDEGFRDAEIEEFLQSRVKRGRGTVGSRMDEAGPYLPSSPDPRERESASPDMKLSKRQGYDVVIGPEKPVWLNSPGSSENESLSDDKIKVQKKAKSSKHHHRCRKHGSKKKSKDKEDKRRRREEKRVKRHK is encoded by the exons ATGGATTTGGAGACAGAGAATAGAATTGCGACGATTCTTTTGAAAGAGGCTGCAGAATTGCGGCGGCAAGCAGAGTCAGAGGGTGCACTTTCTTATCTTCATCGGCCTAATGTTAGGGGCCGACCAAATTCACGGTTTTTGACAGCAACTGTTCGTGGAGTACAACAAG CTAACCGGGCTGTTGAAGTAAATGAAATGTGGAAGTTAAGGCAGAAAGAGCTGGAGCTTGAAAACAGCCTCAAAGGGAGTTATGGTACCTCAGAGAGGAGGTCACGTGAGAGATGTGATACTCATTCAGGCACAAGTGGATCAAAGAAAAGAGAGATACAGGATTCTCATTCAAGTGAGGATGAAGGCTTCAGAGATGCTGAAATTGAGGAATTTTTACAGTCAAG GGTCAAGCGTGGAAGGGGAACTGTTGGGTCACGGATGGATGAAGCTGGTCCGTACCTTCCTTCTAGTCCGGATCCCAGAGAAAGAGAGTCAGCAAGTCCAGATATGAAGCTAAGCAAAAGACAGGGATATGATGTTGTCATTGGTCCAGAGAAGCCTGTCTGGCTGAATTCCCCTGGTTCTTCAGAAAATGAATCTTTATCAGATGATAAGATAAAAGTCCAAAAGAAGGCTAAATCAAGTAAGCACCATCACCGCTGTAGGAAACATGGATCAAAAAAGAAGTCCAAGGACAAGGAGGATAAAAGGAGGAGGAGAGAGGAGAAAAGAGTCAAACGTCACAAATAG
- the LOC132598900 gene encoding DUF21 domain-containing protein At4g33700 isoform X2 yields the protein MAVEYRCCETGFFIHIVIIVFLVAFAGLMSGLTLGLMSLSLVDLEVLAKSGTPSDRKNAEKILPVVKNQHLLLCTLLICNAAAMEIIPQSLCSRYGLAIGAATAPIVRVLVWICFPIAYPISKLLDFLLGHGNKALFRRAELKTLVNLHGNEAGKGGELTRDETTIIAGALELHDKTANDAMTPISEIFAIDINAKLDRNLMNLILEKGHSRIPVYYDQPTNIIGLILVKNLLTVHPEDGTPVKNVTIRRIPRVPDSMHLDDILNEFQKGHSHMAVVVRQCNKDMDASKSPVENPVKDVRVDIDGEKTTPEKSLKTKRSLQKWKSFPNGGNASFKSTRSKKWTKNMYSDILRIDGNPLPKLPEEEEVVGIITMEDVIEELLQEEIFDETDHHEEDS from the exons ATGGCGGTGGAGTATAGATGTTGTGAGACAGGGTTCTTTATACATATTGTGATAATTGTATTTCTGGTAGCTTTTGCTGGGTTGATGTCTGGTCTTACGTTAGGACTTATGTCCCTCAGTTTAGTTGATCTGGAAGTTCTTGCAAAGTCTGGAACTCCTTCTGATCGTAAAAATGCTG AGAAGATCTTGCCTGTTGTAAAAAATCAGCATCTTTTGCTTTGCACCCTGCTTATTTGCAATGCTGCTGCGATGGAG ATCATACCACAATCTCTTTGCTCAAGATATGGACTTGCAATAGGTGCAGCTACAGCCCCAATTGTTCGTGTTCTTGTTTGGATCTGTTTTCCTATTGCATATCCAATAAGCAAG CTGTTGGACTTTCTGCTGGGACATGGAAATAAAGCTCTTTTCCGACGAGCTGAGTTGAAAACTCTAGTAAATTTGCATGGGAATGAG GCTGGTAAAGGCGGAGAACTTACACGTGATGAAACAACGATAATTGCTGGTGCTCTTGAGCTGCATGACAAAACAGCTAATGATGCGATGACCCCGATATCTGAAATCTTTGCCATTGATATTAATGCAAAGCTGGACAG GAATCTGatgaacttgattttggagaAAGGGCATAGCAGGATACCGGTCTACTATGACCAACCTACAAACATAATAGGGCTAATTCTG GTCAAGAATTTGTTGACCGTCCATCCAGAAGATGGAACTCCCGTGAAGAACGTTACcatccgaagaatcccaag GGTCCCAGATTCTATGCATTTGGATGACATACTGAATGAGTTTCAGAAAGGTCATAGCCATATGGCTGTGGTTGTAAGACAGTGCAACAAGGATATGGATGCTAGCAAATCCCCTGTAGAGA ATCCCGTGAAAGATGTCAGGGTAGACATTGATGGTGAAAAGACTACACCCGAGAAGAGTCTGAAGACAAAGCGATCATTGCAGAAGTGGAAGAGTTTTCCTAATGGTGGAAATGCTTCATTCAAAAGTACTAGGAGCAAAAAGTGGACAAAAAATATGTATTCGGACATTCTGCGAATAGATGGAAATCCCCTGCCAAAACTCCCAGAAGAGGAAGAGGTTGTTGGAATAATAACTATGGAAGATGTTATTGAAGAGCTTTTACAG GAGGAAATCTTTGATGAGACGGATCACCATGAGGAGGATTCATGA
- the LOC132598899 gene encoding uncharacterized protein LOC132598899 isoform X1, with amino-acid sequence MDLETENRIATILLKEAAELRRQAESEGALSYLHRPNVRGRPNSRFLTATVRGVQQANRAVEVNEMWKLRQKELELENSLKGSYGTSERRSRERCDTHSGTSGSKKREIQDSHSSEDEGFRDAEIEEFLQSSRVKRGRGTVGSRMDEAGPYLPSSPDPRERESASPDMKLSKRQGYDVVIGPEKPVWLNSPGSSENESLSDDKIKVQKKAKSSKHHHRCRKHGSKKKSKDKEDKRRRREEKRVKRHK; translated from the exons ATGGATTTGGAGACAGAGAATAGAATTGCGACGATTCTTTTGAAAGAGGCTGCAGAATTGCGGCGGCAAGCAGAGTCAGAGGGTGCACTTTCTTATCTTCATCGGCCTAATGTTAGGGGCCGACCAAATTCACGGTTTTTGACAGCAACTGTTCGTGGAGTACAACAAG CTAACCGGGCTGTTGAAGTAAATGAAATGTGGAAGTTAAGGCAGAAAGAGCTGGAGCTTGAAAACAGCCTCAAAGGGAGTTATGGTACCTCAGAGAGGAGGTCACGTGAGAGATGTGATACTCATTCAGGCACAAGTGGATCAAAGAAAAGAGAGATACAGGATTCTCATTCAAGTGAGGATGAAGGCTTCAGAGATGCTGAAATTGAGGAATTTTTACAGTCAAG TAGGGTCAAGCGTGGAAGGGGAACTGTTGGGTCACGGATGGATGAAGCTGGTCCGTACCTTCCTTCTAGTCCGGATCCCAGAGAAAGAGAGTCAGCAAGTCCAGATATGAAGCTAAGCAAAAGACAGGGATATGATGTTGTCATTGGTCCAGAGAAGCCTGTCTGGCTGAATTCCCCTGGTTCTTCAGAAAATGAATCTTTATCAGATGATAAGATAAAAGTCCAAAAGAAGGCTAAATCAAGTAAGCACCATCACCGCTGTAGGAAACATGGATCAAAAAAGAAGTCCAAGGACAAGGAGGATAAAAGGAGGAGGAGAGAGGAGAAAAGAGTCAAACGTCACAAATAG
- the LOC132644661 gene encoding uncharacterized protein LOC132644661 — protein MGCQKRKEKLVKPQEKAKSFVEPWPNLPQQLLNFIGRQHPDETDRLMENISFRGVAKSWRAGPKQCSDARLPWLELSEKDNYCQSKTLQEHTLNIPFRPGEYWWYGRRSWDNPWTRFHGCSHGLIVAGGKGPEEYCLLIPGPRNSYWTIPPWDSTIPFKFATLSSSPSNNYNCCSLMVLTGCSNPSFMISHLGYQNKRMKEESTLLDPNCSKRQLMQFTNAIGFEGKFYALSLQGTLAVIEETESKFQVTKLSRSRGVPSVFSKHFTEYLLESNGEMLLIFLISEQSTRKVDKVEMFKLQIDDLSWLKLDNLGNRTLFAGTNCCMSVTASKLGCRSNCVYFNELATNTWQYNEMESATVFSCLDDYGCQTRSPVWEVPIVKSNFL, from the coding sequence ATGGGTTGTCAAAAAAGGAAGGAGAAGCTTGTCAAACCTCAAGAAAAGGCTAAAAGCTTTGTGGAGCCATGGCCAAATCTCCCTCAACAGCTCCTCAACTTTATAGGAAGGCAACATCCCGATGAAACCGATCGTCTAATGGAAAACATCAGCTTCCGTGGTGTTGCAAAATCATGGAGAGCAGGACCTAAGCAATGTAGTGACGCACGATTACCATGGCTTGAACTTTCCGAGAAAGATAATTACTGCCAGTCCAAGACTCTTCAAGAGCATACTCTCAACATTCCATTTCGACCAGGTGAATATTGGTGGTACGGTAGAAGGTCATGGGATAATCCATGGACGCGTTTTCATGGATGTTCACACGGGTTGATTGTCGCTGGAGGGAAGGGTCCTGAAGAGTACTGTCTCTTGATTCCTGGTCCAAGAAACAGTTATTGGACTATTCCCCCTTGGGACTCCACAATTCCATTCAAGTTTGCAACTCTGTCTTCATCTCCTTCCAACAATTACAATTGTTGTTCTTTGATGGTGTTAACAGGATGTTCCAATCCATCTTTCATGATTTCTCATCTAGGATATCAAAATAAACGGATGAAAGAAGAAAGCACCTTGCTTGACCCTAACTGCTCAAAAAGGCAACTTATGCAATTTACTAATGCCATTGGCTTTGAAGGTAAGTTCTATGCATTAAGTTTGCAAGGTACTTTAGCGGTTATTGAAGAAACTGAATCTAAGTTTCAAGTCACCAAATTAAGCAGAAGCCGAGGTGTTCCATCAGTTTTCTCGAAACATTTCACAGAGTATCTTCTTGAGTCCAATGGAGAGATGTTGTTGATTTTCTTGATATCAGAACAATCAACTAGGAAGGTGGACAAAGTGGAAATGTTCAAGCTCCAGATCGATGACCTATCATGGTTAAAATTGGACAACCTTGGAAATAGAACATTATTTGCAGGGACTAATTGTTGTATGTCAGTCACTGCTAGTAAACTGGGCTGCAGAAGCAATTGTGTCTATTTCAATGAGCTTGCTACTAATACTTGGCAGTACAATGAAATGGAAAGTGCTACTGTTTTTTCCTGTTTGGATGATTATGGTTGTCAAACAAGAAGTCCAGTATGGGAAGTGCCAATAGTGAAGAGCAATTTCTTGTAA
- the LOC132598898 gene encoding uncharacterized protein LOC132598898, with product MAEVKHQPEIEPEMDVNEGGEDDEVFYERIEAPKFVDFSTPDHYCPDDRYWFCLRVGCDQKHEEDMDSEKIYKDFVLRVMAARSPNVRLQKALIRRAAGKNIKCPLTVPAKSSKSRLSKLAAVSNISRKLIDDNEKVSHPSKPTSTPKIRGKQVAAKYLTTPRNKKCISNPNSFRSVQNPKPAALAVPKNRTIAKALVFNSPKKAISLKKSVELRIPLTKLCQGIKKLEITDQKKRLMDYSGKSKDTKPNRGDPLRNKNTQKDKSKTPKNTGKSKTRVPREDRPVHSTNIQCQAKLDTPCGSKNMAANECSKPETDLALAYGNKDSTQPETNVCSALQSTKNQDLASDAVTDELNCNADHKDLVGNDQPQSQLSSGEDHSGTEMNTSEGAAHHHSECMDNDDKENVSIPDENRSLSNNINQAGQKVLGVQKMQKVIKKNAQPVAKNLKEGLLSTNAGASGMKPKKPKPTNPKPFRLRTDERGILREADLQRKKQGNVEYHDEENRCNEDSTEGNARDSKGLRNDLSKESGIKSNKTSDGKVRLRKSSITPERSQATQAKTTNLRNAKSPMGSCLRQGQELSVIQEGKLHENGSATLPRAKALTPSRTLSRGRRPLTIPKEPHFHTAHRPKSCTRNLVERVPL from the exons ATGGCAGAAGTGAAGCATCAGCCTGAAATCGAGCCGGAGATGGACGTAAACGAAGGAGGAGAAGACGATGAAGTTTTTTACGAGAGAATCGAAGCCCCAAAGTTTGTAGACTTCTCCACTCCCGACCACTACTGCCCCGATGATCGTTACTGGTTCTGCTTGCGTGTTG GCTGCGACCAAAAACATGAAGAAGATATGGACTCTGAGAAAATCTACAAGGATTTTGTTCTCCGA GTAATGGCTGCTAGGAGCCCCAATGTAAGACTTCAGAAAGCACTAATCAGACGTGCTGCAGG GAAGAATATAAAATGTCCACTCACTGTGCCAGCAAAATCTTCCAAGTCTAGACTCTCAAAGTTAGCTGCTGTTTCAAACATTTCTCGAAAACTGATTGACGACAACGAGAAGGTTAGTCATCCTTCAAAGCCAACTTCCACTCCAAAAATCAGAGGAAAGCAAGTTGCTGCCAAGTATCTTACTACCCCTAGGAACAAAAAGTGCATCTCAAATCCGAATTCCTTTCGTAGTGTGCAAAATCCAAAACCTGCAGCTCTTGCTGTTCCAAAGAATAGAACCATAGCAAAGGCTTTGGTCTTCAACTCCCCGAAGAAAGCCATCAGTTTAAAGAAATCAGTGGAACTGCGAATTCCCTTAACCAAATTATGTCAAGGAATCAAGAAGCTAGAGATTACAGATCAAAAGAAGCGTCTAATGGATTACTCCGGAAAGTCAAAGGATACAAAACCTAATCGCGGAGATCCTTTGAGGAACAAAAATACTCAGAAGGACAAAAGCAAGACCCCCAAGAATACTGGAAAGTCTAAAACTCGAGTACCAAGGGAAGACAGACCTGTACACTCAACTAACATTCAGTGCCAAGCTAAATTGGATACGCCGTGCGGCTCCAAGAACATGGCAGCAAATGAATGCAGCAAGCCAGAGACTGATTTAGCGTTGGCATACGGTAACAAAGATTCTACACAGCCAGAAACTAATGTCTGCTCAGCTTTACAATCAACCAAAAATCAGGATTTGGCATCAGATGCCGTGACAGATGAATTGAACTGCAATGCTGATCACAAAGATTTGGTTGGAAATGATCAGCCACAAAGTCAATTATCTAGTGGAGAGGATCATAGTGGTACTGAAATGAATACTTCAGAAGGTGCAGCACATCACCATAGTGAATGCATGGACAATGATGACAAAGAGAATGTTTCAATTCCCGATGAGAACAG AAGTCTCAGCAACAATATAAACCAGGCTGGTCAAAAGGTTCTTGGTGTACAGAAGATGCAAAAAGTCATCAAGAAG AATGCTCAACCAGTGGCCAAGAATCTTAAAGAGGGTTTACTTTCCACAAATGCTGGTGCTTCAGGGATGAAGCCCAAGAAGCCAAAGCCTACAAATCCTAAACCTTTCAGGCTAAGAACTGAT GAAAGGGGAATTCTTAGGGAAGCTGACCTACAAAGGAAAAAACAG GGCAATGTAGAATATCATGACGAAGAAAACAGATGTAATGAAGATAGTACTGAAGGCAATGCGAGAGATTCAAAGGGCTTGCGAAATGATTTATCC AAGGAGAGTGGCATAAAAAGCAATAAGACTTCAGACGGGAAAGTGAGATTAAGGAAATCAAGTATAACACCAGAGAGATCTCAGGCTACACAAGCAAAAACAACCAACTTAAGAAATGCTAAATCTCCCATGGGTTCATGTTTGAGACAAGGTCAGGAACTCTCTGTAATACAAGAAGGGAAGCTTCATGAAAATGGCTCGGCAACCCTGCCCCGAGCTAAAGCTTTGACGCCTTCCAGAACGTTATCTCGTGGAAGAAGGCCTTTGACAATCCCGAAGGAGCCGCACTTCCACACCGCGCACCGGCCCAAAAGTTGCACAAGAAACTTAGTGGAACGAGTGCCCTTGTAA
- the LOC132598900 gene encoding DUF21 domain-containing protein At4g33700 isoform X1, with amino-acid sequence MAVEYRCCETGFFIHIVIIVFLVAFAGLMSGLTLGLMSLSLVDLEVLAKSGTPSDRKNAEKILPVVKNQHLLLCTLLICNAAAMETLPIFLDGLVTAWGAILISVTLILLFGEIIPQSLCSRYGLAIGAATAPIVRVLVWICFPIAYPISKLLDFLLGHGNKALFRRAELKTLVNLHGNEAGKGGELTRDETTIIAGALELHDKTANDAMTPISEIFAIDINAKLDRNLMNLILEKGHSRIPVYYDQPTNIIGLILVKNLLTVHPEDGTPVKNVTIRRIPRVPDSMHLDDILNEFQKGHSHMAVVVRQCNKDMDASKSPVENPVKDVRVDIDGEKTTPEKSLKTKRSLQKWKSFPNGGNASFKSTRSKKWTKNMYSDILRIDGNPLPKLPEEEEVVGIITMEDVIEELLQEEIFDETDHHEEDS; translated from the exons ATGGCGGTGGAGTATAGATGTTGTGAGACAGGGTTCTTTATACATATTGTGATAATTGTATTTCTGGTAGCTTTTGCTGGGTTGATGTCTGGTCTTACGTTAGGACTTATGTCCCTCAGTTTAGTTGATCTGGAAGTTCTTGCAAAGTCTGGAACTCCTTCTGATCGTAAAAATGCTG AGAAGATCTTGCCTGTTGTAAAAAATCAGCATCTTTTGCTTTGCACCCTGCTTATTTGCAATGCTGCTGCGATGGAG ACACTTCCCATTTTTCTTGACGGCCTAGTTACGGCTTGGGGTGCTATACTGATTTCTGTCACGTTGATTCTTCTGTTTGGTGAG ATCATACCACAATCTCTTTGCTCAAGATATGGACTTGCAATAGGTGCAGCTACAGCCCCAATTGTTCGTGTTCTTGTTTGGATCTGTTTTCCTATTGCATATCCAATAAGCAAG CTGTTGGACTTTCTGCTGGGACATGGAAATAAAGCTCTTTTCCGACGAGCTGAGTTGAAAACTCTAGTAAATTTGCATGGGAATGAG GCTGGTAAAGGCGGAGAACTTACACGTGATGAAACAACGATAATTGCTGGTGCTCTTGAGCTGCATGACAAAACAGCTAATGATGCGATGACCCCGATATCTGAAATCTTTGCCATTGATATTAATGCAAAGCTGGACAG GAATCTGatgaacttgattttggagaAAGGGCATAGCAGGATACCGGTCTACTATGACCAACCTACAAACATAATAGGGCTAATTCTG GTCAAGAATTTGTTGACCGTCCATCCAGAAGATGGAACTCCCGTGAAGAACGTTACcatccgaagaatcccaag GGTCCCAGATTCTATGCATTTGGATGACATACTGAATGAGTTTCAGAAAGGTCATAGCCATATGGCTGTGGTTGTAAGACAGTGCAACAAGGATATGGATGCTAGCAAATCCCCTGTAGAGA ATCCCGTGAAAGATGTCAGGGTAGACATTGATGGTGAAAAGACTACACCCGAGAAGAGTCTGAAGACAAAGCGATCATTGCAGAAGTGGAAGAGTTTTCCTAATGGTGGAAATGCTTCATTCAAAAGTACTAGGAGCAAAAAGTGGACAAAAAATATGTATTCGGACATTCTGCGAATAGATGGAAATCCCCTGCCAAAACTCCCAGAAGAGGAAGAGGTTGTTGGAATAATAACTATGGAAGATGTTATTGAAGAGCTTTTACAG GAGGAAATCTTTGATGAGACGGATCACCATGAGGAGGATTCATGA